From the Cyanobium sp. M30B3 genome, the window ATCCTGCTGAAAGCATGGGAGGAGTTTCATGGCTAACCCTGGCGAGCAGGTCACTGACGTTGCGTTGACAGAAGACAGGCTGATCGTCGACTTGGCTGACGGTCGTTCTATTTCGGTACCGCTGGCTTGGTTCCCAAGGCTTCTACATGCAACCTCCCAGGAGCGTGACCACTGGGAGATTGCAGGGGCTGGCTACGGAATCCACTGGCCAGATATCGATGAGGATTTAAGTGTGGAAGGCCTGCTTCGAGGTGCGCCAGCGCCCCAGGCAAAGGCTCTGGTCAGCTAACACCGCCATGCACCTGAGTCGCCGCCGTAACGTTCTACTCTTCGCCGCGCAGACCTTGCGGCCAGGTGGTAGCGAGCGATCTGGGTCAGACTGGAAGAGCTCGGCCAACAGGAGCAGCTCGATCCGCTGCTGAATCTGCTCGCGCTGCCGGTTCTGCATGAGCCCGCGTTGCAGCTGCGCAGCCAGCAGATCCTGGAGCGTCGCCCGGATCTGGCTGAGTCTGTTTTCCCAATTCTGATGCAACGGCACCCCCACTTCACCCTGGAGCAGATGATGGTGGTCGTGAAGATTCCCACCCAGGAGCTGCGCCACTCGCGGGCCGCCCAGGAGTTGATCGAGGAAGGCCGTCAAGAAGAGGAGGCTCGGGGAGAAGCCCGCGGCGAAGTGAAGGCGACCCTCCGCCAGCTCAGCCGCCTCAGGTGGGCGGCCCGCTGATCCACTGATGGGCAACCCCCAGCTGATGGGCCGCCTGGATCAGGCCCCTGTCGGCCGTGGCCTGTTCCAGCAGTTGCAGGCGTTCGCGGCGGAAGCATTCGAATTCGGCGTGGATCGCGGCGGCCCGCTCCGCGCTCAGCTCACCCCGGCGCACGCACAGCGACACCACACCGGCGAATTCCACGAGCAGCCAATGGCTCACCTGAATCGCTGCCTCTCCCTGGCGGCGCAACCACTGCTCGGCGGCGGTATAGCCGCTGTCGGCCAGAAACAGCGACAGCAACACGCAACTGTCCAGATACACCCCCTGGCGGGCGGTCATTCCCGTTCCTCGCGCAGCTCGCGCACCAGGGCCACGGCATCCCCTGCAAACGGGGGTTGGTTGGTGTGAAAAAGCCGCAGCCGCTCCGGCCACGACTGGCCACCAGCTTGGGGCGCAGCGGCGTTTTCGCGCACCAGGCGGGCCACAGGTTGGCCGCGGCGGGTGATCACCACCTCGTCGCCGCTCTCCACCGCATCCAGCAGAGCCGACAACTGGGCCTTGGCCTGCGCCAAACCAACGGAGCGCATGGTCAGGTGGCCTGATGGTTCACCGAGTGTAGGTGGGCTCTGGCGCGGGCTGGGCTGGGGTGTGTGGTTGTGCGCTTGACCAGACTTGGCCAGCACCACCTGCACACACATCAGCAAGAAATCCTTGGTGTGGTGGATGCTTGCCAAGTTGTCTGTTCGCTGGCCCTGCTGCACTTCAGCGGCGCCGCCGAGCTGGCCCCTGGTCAGGGGGCAGCTGCTGTGTTCACTCGCTTGAGGTCGCTGGAAAGGGATTGATCAGGCTCAGGCTGGTGTCGCTGAAATGGCGCAGGTTGCGGGTGGCCAGCTGGGCCTGGTTTGCGAGGGCGATGCCGGCGATCAAGGTGTCGCGCAGATCCACCGTTCGCCCCTGGGTTTTGCGCTGGGCTGCCAACTGGGCAGCCTTCTGGGCGGAAGCGGCATCCAGGGAGGCGATGCGCTCCTGAATCAGCTCGTCGATCAAAATCACGGCTTGAAAGGTGCTGGCACGGGCTCCACCTCCACCCCCCGCCATTCGCGGAACGGCTCCTCCAGTTCAACGTCAGCGAACAGAGCTGCCATCCTGCTGCCGAGCCCGGGGGTATGGCTGCTGGGTGCTTCGTCCCTGGCCACAGCCTGGGCCAGGATCACCCGCACCTCCTCTTCCATGCTGCGGCCATCGCACCATCTTTGGGTTGGTATCACGATAGCGACACTTGATTCCTTGATTGCCGATCACCACGGCTGAGCCAGGCCTGAAACTCTGCAGGGGTGCAGATCTTCAGCGGTGGAACCTGCTCCTTGAGGGCCAGCAGGTCGCCATCACCGCTCACCAATGCATCCGCCCGGGCTGTGAGGGCCAGATCCAGAAACACCTGATCGTGGCCATCGCGCACCGTGTGGCTGCTGGATGTGATCGGTGCACGCCAGGTTTCGCACCAGGGAAGGAGTTCCTCCAGGAGTTGATCGCGCTCCTGCGGCTGCAGCTTGAACTTGGGATAGGCCAGCACCCGCAGCAGCTCAAGCGCCGTGGGCTGCACCAGCAGCGGAATCACCTGGCTGCTCTGCCAGCTGGAGCGCAGCCAACTGAGCCGGCCATGTTCAAACAGCAGGGCCGACACCAGCACGTTGGTGTCGAGCACGGTGCGGATCGGGGTGGGCTTCACCCGTTGCGCGCCCATGTCACGGCGTCGGCCACATCCGCTTCGCTGATTCCCAGCTCCGCCAGCCGCGAGCGCACGCTGGCGGCGGCGCCGGGATGGATCGGCGTGAGCACGATCCGGCCGTTGTCGCAGGCCACGTCGTAGTAGTCGGCAGCCCCCACCTGCTCCACCACGCTCTTGGGCAGGGTGAGCTGATTCTTGGCGGTGCGCTTGGCCAGCACCATCGCAGGGCGCCCCAGTAAGGATTCCTTACTTTAGCGATGGTTGGCGGTGCTGGGGGGGCAGGGAAGTGCTGGGGCGATTGCTCCAAGCCCAAGGTGGCAACCCTGAGCCCGGCAGCCGTATGCCTCTGTGCCCACCGACCACTGGTTTTACAGCTTGTTCCAGAGCACGCCCGACCTGATCGCGCTGCTGCTGCAGGCGGCGGGTGCTGCCAGGAGTGCAGCGCCCAGCCTTGCCCCCGATTCCCCCGGCGATCAGCTCTACCGCTTTGAGGCCGTGGAGCTCAAAGCGGTGAACCATCGCCTCGATGGCGTGCTCTGGCCGCAGCGGGGCCTGGCCGGCACCGCGCGGCAGCCGGTGGTGAAGCTGGAGTTGCAGATGCACAGCAAGCCTGGGTTCAAGCACCGGCT encodes:
- a CDS encoding type II toxin-antitoxin system Phd/YefM family antitoxin codes for the protein MRSVGLAQAKAQLSALLDAVESGDEVVITRRGQPVARLVRENAAAPQAGGQSWPERLRLFHTNQPPFAGDAVALVRELREERE
- a CDS encoding putative toxin-antitoxin system toxin component, PIN family, which translates into the protein MGAQRVKPTPIRTVLDTNVLVSALLFEHGRLSWLRSSWQSSQVIPLLVQPTALELLRVLAYPKFKLQPQERDQLLEELLPWCETWRAPITSSSHTVRDGHDQVFLDLALTARADALVSGDGDLLALKEQVPPLKICTPAEFQAWLSRGDRQSRNQVSLS
- a CDS encoding type II toxin-antitoxin system VapC family toxin is translated as MTARQGVYLDSCVLLSLFLADSGYTAAEQWLRRQGEAAIQVSHWLLVEFAGVVSLCVRRGELSAERAAAIHAEFECFRRERLQLLEQATADRGLIQAAHQLGVAHQWISGPPT
- a CDS encoding DUF2442 domain-containing protein: MANPGEQVTDVALTEDRLIVDLADGRSISVPLAWFPRLLHATSQERDHWEIAGAGYGIHWPDIDEDLSVEGLLRGAPAPQAKALVS
- a CDS encoding AbrB/MazE/SpoVT family DNA-binding domain-containing protein; protein product: MLAKRTAKNQLTLPKSVVEQVGAADYYDVACDNGRIVLTPIHPGAAASVRSRLAELGISEADVADAVTWARNG